In the genome of Gemmatimonadota bacterium, one region contains:
- a CDS encoding efflux RND transporter periplasmic adaptor subunit, whose amino-acid sequence MSRGSKIGLGIGLVVIVLGAVTILGGARGKNKPVEVKLEQVGNRDLVAAVTASGKIEAKSQVDISSEVTARITAITVKEGDLVKKGQLLVELDQVQFKGAVDRATASLTSVEAQLMQSRANRDQAKRALDRSKELKKTAPTLITDESMEQAQQAFDVADANLKSSEANVMQTRASLKEAQDNLARTRLFSPISGRVVRLAVEEGEVAVPGTFSRETGLLMRIADLSVIQAKVKVDETDVVRLALGDSVSVSIDAFPDTAFVGKVTKVGNSAATTAAGSSGTADRAVDFEVEVTLTNPPADVRPDLSMTARIITDTRKSVLSIPIIALTARAHEVVGSETKPAAPKSPADTANGKKPKEREGVFVVNNGVAMFRAVKVGIAGDEYFEVLDGLKAGETLVAGSYQAIRDMKDSTKVKAAPAGMEVKKP is encoded by the coding sequence ATGTCTCGTGGATCCAAGATCGGACTCGGAATCGGACTGGTCGTGATCGTGCTCGGTGCGGTCACCATCCTCGGTGGCGCCCGCGGCAAGAACAAGCCCGTCGAGGTCAAGCTCGAACAGGTCGGTAATCGTGACTTGGTCGCCGCGGTTACGGCCAGCGGCAAGATCGAGGCGAAAAGCCAGGTCGATATCTCGTCGGAAGTCACGGCGCGTATCACCGCGATCACGGTCAAGGAAGGCGACCTGGTGAAGAAGGGTCAGTTGCTCGTCGAGCTCGACCAGGTGCAGTTCAAGGGCGCCGTCGATCGTGCCACCGCCTCGCTGACCTCGGTCGAGGCGCAGCTGATGCAGTCGCGTGCCAACCGCGATCAGGCCAAGCGCGCACTCGATCGTTCGAAGGAACTGAAGAAGACGGCGCCGACGCTGATCACCGATGAGTCGATGGAGCAGGCCCAGCAGGCGTTCGACGTCGCCGATGCGAATCTCAAGTCGAGCGAAGCCAACGTGATGCAGACTCGCGCCTCACTCAAGGAAGCCCAGGACAACCTCGCACGCACGCGGCTCTTCTCGCCGATCTCGGGTCGGGTCGTCCGGCTGGCGGTCGAGGAAGGCGAAGTCGCCGTGCCAGGCACCTTCTCGCGTGAAACCGGCTTGCTGATGCGGATCGCCGATCTCTCCGTGATCCAGGCCAAGGTCAAGGTCGACGAAACCGACGTCGTGCGGCTCGCGTTGGGCGATTCGGTCTCGGTTTCGATCGACGCCTTCCCCGACACGGCGTTCGTGGGCAAGGTCACCAAGGTCGGCAACAGCGCGGCGACCACGGCGGCCGGCAGCAGCGGCACCGCAGATCGCGCGGTCGACTTCGAAGTGGAAGTCACCCTGACCAATCCACCGGCCGACGTGCGGCCGGACCTGAGCATGACGGCGCGGATCATCACCGATACGCGGAAGAGCGTCCTCAGCATTCCGATCATCGCACTGACCGCTCGCGCGCATGAGGTCGTCGGCAGCGAGACGAAGCCCGCGGCACCGAAGAGCCCGGCCGACACGGCCAATGGCAAGAAGCCGAAGGAGCGTGAGGGTGTCTTCGTCGTGAACAATGGGGTCGCGATGTTCCGCGCCGTGAAGGTCGGCATCGCCGGCGACGAATATTTCGAGGTGCTGGACGGGCTGAAGGCCGGCGAAACGCTGGTGGCCGGCTCCTATCAGGCGATCCGCGACATGAAGGACTCGACGAAGGTGAAGGCAGCGCCCGCAGGGATGGAGGTCAAGAAGCCGTGA
- a CDS encoding ABC transporter ATP-binding protein, with protein MGSERVLALRGVDLTIKRNEYVAIMGPSGSGKSTMMNMLGALDTPTAGKYWLNGHEVSQMADDDLARVRNREIGFVFQTFNLLPRASALANVELPLVYAGIGGKERKQRAESALERVGLGQRMHHKPNELSGGQRQRVAIARALVNEPSILLADEPTGNLDSATSEEIMRVFGQLHAQGQTVLIVTHEPDIAAHARRVVILRDGKVDSDKLNPVPSSSAAA; from the coding sequence ATGGGGAGCGAGCGTGTGCTCGCCCTTCGCGGGGTGGACCTCACCATCAAGCGGAACGAATACGTCGCGATCATGGGGCCTTCCGGTTCCGGCAAGTCGACGATGATGAACATGCTCGGCGCGCTCGATACACCGACCGCAGGCAAGTACTGGCTCAACGGGCACGAAGTGTCCCAGATGGCGGATGACGATCTGGCGCGGGTTCGCAACCGCGAGATCGGCTTCGTCTTCCAGACCTTCAACCTGTTGCCGCGCGCCTCGGCGCTCGCGAATGTCGAGCTCCCGCTGGTCTACGCCGGCATCGGCGGCAAGGAACGGAAGCAGCGGGCAGAGTCGGCCCTGGAGCGGGTCGGGCTGGGGCAGCGGATGCACCACAAGCCCAACGAACTTTCCGGTGGTCAGCGGCAGCGGGTCGCGATTGCCCGCGCACTCGTGAACGAGCCGTCAATCCTGCTCGCGGACGAGCCGACCGGCAACCTCGACTCGGCGACGAGCGAGGAAATCATGCGCGTGTTCGGACAGCTGCACGCGCAGGGTCAGACGGTACTGATCGTGACCCACGAACCGGACATCGCCGCACACGCCCGCCGCGTTGTGATCCTCCGCGACGGCAAGGTCGACTCCGACAAGCTGAATCCGGTGCCTTCCAGCAGCGCGGCGGCCTGA
- a CDS encoding ABC transporter permease: protein MPLFEAVRLALTSIRAQKLKSFFSLVGVLIGVTFLIAVVSIVQGMNVYMTDKFAGALIGVNTFQLRSRPNIQTGDASDEDWRRWQRNPRITTEDAAYVEANLKVPARFARSGFDRATLTWQGRQAKDIDVNTVDAEFFTIKHYDIVEGRAFSPQEVTIGAAVVVLGYELGDRLFNGRDPIGQTISIAGLPHRVIGVVAKQGNLFGISLDKFVITPVTSPARRIANRPHVIDDLHIQAINPDQMNAAMEEVRVMMRVRRGLKPGQPDNFHLESVEAALEGWKKISRVLFMALPGLVAISLVVGGIVIMNIMLMAVSERTREIGVRKALGAKRRDIMAQFVVESATLSVTGAILGIGAGIVLAFAIRAFSPLPAAVAPWSIGVGVALGIFVGMVAGVYPARQASRLDPITALRQE from the coding sequence ATGCCACTCTTCGAGGCGGTGCGGCTGGCGCTGACCTCGATCCGGGCGCAGAAGCTCAAGAGCTTCTTCTCCCTGGTCGGTGTGCTCATCGGCGTCACCTTCCTGATCGCGGTTGTGTCGATCGTGCAGGGAATGAATGTCTACATGACCGACAAGTTCGCCGGGGCCCTGATCGGTGTGAACACCTTCCAGCTCCGCTCCCGCCCGAACATCCAGACGGGAGATGCGAGCGACGAGGATTGGCGCCGCTGGCAGCGCAATCCGCGCATCACCACCGAGGATGCGGCCTACGTCGAGGCCAACCTCAAGGTGCCGGCGCGGTTTGCCCGCTCCGGGTTCGACCGCGCGACACTCACCTGGCAGGGGCGCCAGGCCAAGGATATCGACGTCAATACCGTCGATGCCGAGTTCTTCACGATCAAGCACTACGACATCGTCGAAGGACGCGCCTTCTCGCCGCAAGAGGTCACCATCGGTGCGGCCGTGGTCGTCCTCGGCTACGAGCTGGGCGATCGGCTCTTCAATGGCCGCGACCCCATTGGCCAGACCATCAGTATTGCCGGCCTGCCGCATCGCGTCATCGGCGTGGTCGCGAAGCAGGGCAATCTCTTCGGCATTTCGCTGGACAAGTTCGTGATCACACCAGTCACTTCCCCGGCGCGGCGGATCGCGAACCGTCCGCACGTCATCGACGATCTGCATATCCAGGCGATCAATCCCGACCAGATGAATGCGGCGATGGAAGAGGTCCGGGTGATGATGCGGGTGCGGCGCGGCCTCAAGCCAGGTCAGCCCGACAACTTCCATCTGGAGTCGGTCGAGGCGGCCCTCGAGGGGTGGAAGAAGATCTCTCGCGTGCTCTTCATGGCGCTCCCCGGGCTGGTCGCGATCTCGCTCGTGGTCGGCGGGATCGTCATCATGAACATCATGCTGATGGCCGTATCGGAACGCACGCGTGAAATCGGGGTCCGCAAGGCCCTCGGTGCCAAGCGACGGGACATCATGGCGCAGTTCGTCGTCGAGTCGGCCACACTCTCGGTGACGGGTGCCATTCTCGGGATCGGAGCCGGCATCGTCCTGGCCTTCGCCATCCGGGCGTTCTCGCCACTGCCGGCTGCGGTGGCTCCCTGGTCGATCGGAGTGGGCGTGGCCCTCGGCATCTTCGTCGGGATGGTCGCCGGGGTGTACCCGGCGCGTCAGGCGTCCCGGCTCGATCCTATCACCGCATTGAGGCAGGAATGA
- a CDS encoding ABC transporter permease: MSKTLGRGNLLARAAEGVTLALDSVRASKLRAALTILGIAIGVMVVIAMASMITGIQGSVSEIVQRAGPKSFYVMRYFRAGLQISDGTDEMSPWRRRPQVTREEAEMISRLPSVAAVNLRESSSSRVSYRDKSFEDTQIEGMSPAWLEVEGGELKDGRNFTPVEDLSGSFVVVINKAAADKLTPGLDPVGKVIKIFGLPFTVVGLYEDPSGLFSDQKQPKFVVPHTTFVKAATFNWGWLQVSVFPTSLSTQTATMDEVTVALRVYRGLKPGEANNFDLVSGDQFMESFNSMTAGFFLVMLVLSSVGLMVGGVGVVAIMMISVTERTREIGVRKALGATRGEILFQFLVEAATLTLLGGLCGMAMGALIAWGIHSLTPIPAEIPLWSVAAAIGASIVTGVLFGLYPANKAARLDPIEALRYE; the protein is encoded by the coding sequence ATGAGCAAGACCCTGGGTCGTGGCAACCTCCTTGCCCGCGCCGCAGAGGGTGTCACTCTCGCCCTCGATTCGGTGCGTGCGAGCAAGCTCCGTGCTGCGCTGACCATTCTCGGGATTGCGATCGGAGTGATGGTCGTCATCGCGATGGCCTCGATGATCACCGGCATCCAGGGCTCGGTCAGCGAGATCGTCCAGCGCGCGGGGCCGAAGTCGTTCTACGTCATGCGCTATTTCCGCGCCGGGCTGCAGATCTCCGACGGCACCGATGAGATGTCGCCGTGGCGCCGCCGCCCGCAGGTCACCCGCGAAGAGGCGGAGATGATCAGCAGGCTCCCGTCGGTAGCGGCCGTCAACCTGCGCGAGAGTTCGAGTTCGCGGGTCTCGTACCGTGACAAGTCCTTCGAGGACACCCAGATCGAGGGGATGAGCCCCGCGTGGCTCGAGGTCGAAGGCGGCGAGCTCAAGGATGGCCGCAACTTCACCCCGGTCGAAGACCTCAGCGGCTCCTTCGTTGTGGTCATCAACAAGGCGGCAGCCGACAAGCTGACGCCCGGTCTGGACCCGGTCGGCAAGGTCATCAAGATCTTCGGGCTGCCGTTCACGGTCGTGGGGCTGTACGAGGACCCATCGGGGCTCTTCTCCGACCAGAAGCAGCCGAAGTTTGTCGTGCCGCACACGACGTTCGTGAAGGCGGCCACCTTCAACTGGGGCTGGCTGCAGGTGTCGGTATTCCCGACGAGCCTCAGCACCCAGACGGCCACGATGGATGAAGTCACCGTGGCGCTGCGAGTCTACCGTGGCCTCAAGCCGGGCGAAGCGAACAACTTCGATCTGGTCTCGGGTGATCAGTTCATGGAGTCGTTCAACAGCATGACCGCCGGCTTCTTCCTGGTGATGCTGGTGCTCTCGAGCGTCGGCCTGATGGTCGGCGGCGTTGGGGTCGTCGCAATCATGATGATCTCGGTCACCGAGCGCACCCGTGAGATCGGCGTCCGCAAGGCGCTGGGGGCCACCCGCGGCGAAATCCTCTTCCAGTTCCTGGTCGAGGCCGCCACGCTCACCCTGCTCGGCGGACTCTGCGGGATGGCAATGGGGGCCCTGATTGCGTGGGGGATTCACTCACTCACGCCGATCCCGGCAGAAATCCCGCTCTGGTCGGTTGCCGCCGCGATCGGCGCGTCGATCGTCACCGGCGTCCTCTTCGGCCTCTACCCCGCCAACAAGGCGGCGAGACTGGATCCGATCGAGGCGTTGCGGTACGAATAG
- a CDS encoding ABC transporter permease, producing the protein MPYSEALRLALATIWGAKLRSFFTLLGIIVSVGFLVTVVAVIQGMNFYVRENLTGAMIGTNAFQVRRTPISVGLLDDEEVRRLSMRPLISRDDAAMVARALPDAEAVALQSGWPTPASDVVYRNQSVGGVLIFGITPPYQLVQDYIFAAGQELTEPDLERRRAVVVLGWDVAYKLFPTPEMAIGKRVRVAGREFEVRGVTAKKGTTLGQSFDGFVLMPLSSFESIYGRRSTTVISVKMRDAEEIPSAMNRAEEAMRLAHRLRPRQENDFTVDKADALIAFWQSLTALLFAVVPAVVCIGIVVGGIVIMNIMLMSVSERTREIGVRKALGANRRDILRQFLVETILLSSFGGIIGVSAGWILAQAVAAFTPLPARVTWWSVAIALVLGVTTGIVFGVYPSSRAARLDPIAALRQE; encoded by the coding sequence ATGCCCTACTCCGAGGCCCTCCGCCTCGCCCTCGCCACGATCTGGGGCGCCAAGCTCCGATCCTTCTTCACCCTCCTCGGCATCATCGTCTCCGTCGGCTTCCTCGTCACCGTGGTCGCCGTGATCCAGGGAATGAATTTCTATGTTCGGGAAAACCTCACCGGCGCGATGATCGGCACCAACGCCTTTCAGGTGCGCCGCACGCCGATCTCGGTCGGGCTGCTCGACGATGAGGAAGTGCGCCGGCTCAGCATGCGCCCATTGATTTCGCGCGACGACGCCGCCATGGTGGCGCGAGCACTCCCGGACGCGGAAGCCGTGGCGCTGCAGTCGGGCTGGCCGACGCCGGCGTCGGATGTCGTCTATCGCAATCAGAGTGTCGGGGGAGTCCTGATCTTCGGTATCACCCCGCCCTACCAGCTGGTGCAGGACTACATCTTCGCCGCGGGGCAGGAACTCACGGAACCCGATCTCGAGCGTCGTCGCGCCGTTGTCGTGCTCGGCTGGGACGTGGCCTACAAGCTCTTCCCCACGCCGGAGATGGCCATCGGCAAGAGGGTCCGCGTGGCGGGACGGGAGTTCGAAGTGCGCGGCGTCACCGCCAAGAAGGGCACCACGCTGGGGCAGTCGTTCGATGGCTTCGTGCTGATGCCCCTGTCATCGTTCGAGTCGATCTACGGGCGGCGCTCCACCACCGTGATTTCGGTGAAGATGCGCGACGCAGAGGAGATCCCGTCGGCAATGAATCGGGCCGAGGAGGCGATGCGGCTGGCGCACCGGCTGCGCCCGCGTCAGGAGAACGACTTCACCGTAGACAAGGCCGACGCGCTTATCGCCTTCTGGCAATCGCTCACGGCACTGCTCTTCGCCGTGGTACCGGCCGTGGTCTGTATCGGCATCGTGGTCGGCGGGATCGTGATCATGAACATCATGCTGATGTCGGTGAGTGAGCGCACCCGCGAGATCGGTGTACGCAAGGCACTCGGGGCCAATCGACGTGACATTCTCCGTCAGTTCCTCGTCGAGACCATCCTGTTGAGCAGCTTCGGAGGCATCATCGGGGTCAGTGCCGGGTGGATTCTGGCCCAGGCTGTGGCCGCCTTCACCCCGCTCCCGGCACGGGTAACGTGGTGGTCGGTCGCCATCGCCCTGGTCCTTGGCGTCACGACGGGCATCGTGTTCGGCGTCTATCCCTCGTCGCGCGCCGCGCGACTCGACCCCATCGCCGCGCTGCGACAGGAGTAA